The DNA region ACGATTGGCCTGGAAAGTCTCAAAGTTAGACACCGATGAAATTTCCAGCCAACGGTCTTGCGCTGTTGAAAACACTTCAAAATCGTAAGTCAGTGCAGACGTAAACCCTAAGTCGCCACCACACAACCTTAAAATTCTGTAAGGTAATTTTAATTCTTCCAAAATGGTTTTTACATGCGCCACCATACCATCTAAAGCTTCATAAGATTTACTTGGGTGCTCTACACGTAAAATCTCCACCTTATCAAATTGGTGCAAACGGTTGAGTCCGCGAACGTGCGCCCCGTAACTTCCAGCCTCACGACGGAAACACGGTGTATAGCCCGTAATGCCAATAGGCAAATCGCTTTCATTTAAAACCACATCTCTAAAAATGTTGGTTCCAGGCACCTCGGCTGTTGGGATCAAATATAAATTATCGGCCGTTACTTGGTACATCTGCCCTTCTTTATCGGGCAACTGCCCGGTGCCAAAGCCAGAAGCTTCGTTCACTAAATGCGGCAATTGATATTCGGTATAACCAGCTGCAGTATTTTTATCCAGAAAATAAGCAATCAACGCGCGTTGTAATCGTGCTCCTTTTCCTTTGTAAACGGGAAATCCGGCACCTGTAATTTTATTGCCCAATTCGAAATCGATAATATCGTATTTTTTCGCCAATTCCCAGTGCGGCAATGCCCCTTGATGAAGTTTGGGGATATCGCCTGCACGAAAAACTTCTTCGTTATCGGCATCGGTA from Tamlana crocina includes:
- the serS gene encoding serine--tRNA ligase; this encodes MLQVPFIRENKDLVIERLAKRNIDATQMINGVITFDEDRRRLQTELDNTLAESNTLSKEIGNLYKSGEVQKANVLKDKTSQLKEASKELTEALNQKAEALNELLYKIPNVPNDIVPQGGTDADNEEVFRAGDIPKLHQGALPHWELAKKYDIIDFELGNKITGAGFPVYKGKGARLQRALIAYFLDKNTAAGYTEYQLPHLVNEASGFGTGQLPDKEGQMYQVTADNLYLIPTAEVPGTNIFRDVVLNESDLPIGITGYTPCFRREAGSYGAHVRGLNRLHQFDKVEILRVEHPSKSYEALDGMVAHVKTILEELKLPYRILRLCGGDLGFTSALTYDFEVFSTAQDRWLEISSVSNFETFQANRLKLRFKNSDGKNELAHTLNGSSLALPRVLAGILENFQTESGIVIPEVLQPYTGFKIID